One Gemmatimonadota bacterium DNA window includes the following coding sequences:
- the selB gene encoding selenocysteine-specific translation elongation factor codes for MSHLTIGTAGHVDHGKSALVEALTGVHPDRLKEERDRGMTIDLGFAFMPLGDGREVPIVDVPGHERFLKTMVAGVSGIRLVLFVVAADEGVMPQTVEHLGTVRYMGVDAGIVVLTKCDLVDEEWLMLVEDDVKSLVKGSFLEDAPVVRVSSVTGQGIGRLKEIIEDRLAGLSVEDDAGYFRMPVDRVFSMKGFGTVIAGTVLSGSLSRDSDAELLPAGTPLRIRGMQTHNDTVERAVKGQRVALNVSNVRTADIQRGDELGAPGYLLPTMMTDATVQCLESLEEPLKNRQRVRLHKGTSETIGRLILLDRDELAPGETGYVQLRLEKPIVAERNERFIIRGFSSMRLLGGGRFVEVYPQKNRRFRRPVLDYLEAVTGAEPDVLIERVMGHAHGTQQLKSMEDLVRFTNLNAEVLEQSLTRLVEKGELVRFPDHRYLHREGYAGLKDELVKLLEKMHRTQRLKHTLPKDAPRLQLSWEPPNTVYDGLLNDLDAEGRIVLSSRSVRLATHTVKLNAREKRILEAFEELGEAVPPAVFNMNDLPQVMADRSIIVKELQVDLDADADMIRSMAGYALDQEVFVEFADRQIMHHRALESVRQRLVAYLESHGTVRASEFRSHLGISRAHATVLLDYYCDLGVTNRESGTHRLAQGD; via the coding sequence ATGTCTCATCTCACCATAGGCACGGCCGGACACGTCGACCACGGCAAGAGCGCCCTGGTGGAAGCGCTGACCGGCGTTCATCCCGATCGACTCAAGGAGGAACGGGACCGGGGCATGACGATCGACCTCGGTTTCGCCTTCATGCCCCTGGGCGACGGGCGGGAAGTCCCCATCGTCGATGTCCCGGGCCACGAGCGGTTTCTCAAGACCATGGTCGCCGGAGTGAGCGGCATACGTCTCGTCCTCTTCGTCGTGGCCGCCGACGAGGGCGTCATGCCCCAGACTGTCGAACACCTGGGCACGGTGAGATACATGGGGGTCGACGCGGGCATCGTCGTCCTGACGAAATGCGACCTGGTCGACGAAGAGTGGCTGATGCTCGTGGAGGACGATGTGAAGTCGCTCGTGAAAGGCTCGTTCCTGGAGGACGCGCCGGTCGTCCGGGTTTCATCGGTAACGGGCCAGGGGATCGGCCGGCTGAAGGAGATCATCGAAGACCGGCTGGCCGGACTGTCGGTCGAAGACGACGCAGGATACTTCCGCATGCCCGTGGACCGGGTGTTCAGCATGAAGGGCTTCGGAACGGTCATCGCCGGTACCGTCCTGTCGGGAAGTCTCTCGCGGGATTCGGACGCGGAATTGCTTCCGGCCGGGACGCCGCTCCGGATCAGGGGAATGCAGACCCACAACGACACCGTGGAACGTGCCGTCAAAGGACAGCGCGTCGCGCTGAACGTCTCGAATGTCAGGACGGCCGATATTCAACGGGGCGATGAGCTGGGCGCGCCGGGTTACCTGCTTCCGACCATGATGACCGATGCCACGGTGCAGTGCCTGGAGTCTCTGGAAGAGCCGCTGAAGAACCGGCAGCGCGTTCGCCTGCACAAGGGCACGAGCGAGACCATCGGCAGGCTGATCCTGCTCGACCGGGACGAACTCGCACCGGGCGAGACAGGTTACGTGCAGCTTCGCCTCGAGAAACCCATCGTGGCCGAACGCAACGAGCGCTTCATCATCCGGGGTTTTTCATCCATGCGGCTGCTCGGCGGAGGCCGGTTCGTGGAGGTCTATCCCCAGAAGAATCGCCGGTTCCGCCGGCCCGTTCTGGACTACCTGGAAGCGGTGACCGGCGCGGAACCGGATGTCCTGATCGAACGGGTCATGGGGCACGCACACGGCACACAGCAACTCAAGTCCATGGAGGACCTCGTTCGATTCACGAACCTGAATGCCGAAGTGCTGGAACAAAGCCTGACGCGGCTGGTGGAAAAGGGCGAACTTGTCCGGTTCCCGGACCACAGGTATCTGCACCGGGAAGGATACGCTGGCCTGAAGGACGAACTGGTCAAACTGCTCGAAAAGATGCACCGCACCCAACGGCTGAAGCATACGCTGCCCAAGGACGCCCCGAGGCTTCAGCTGTCCTGGGAACCTCCCAACACCGTCTATGACGGGTTGCTCAACGACCTCGACGCGGAAGGCCGGATCGTGCTGTCTAGCCGGTCGGTCCGGCTGGCCACCCACACGGTCAAGCTGAACGCCCGGGAAAAACGCATACTCGAGGCGTTCGAGGAACTGGGCGAGGCCGTACCTCCCGCTGTCTTCAACATGAACGATCTGCCGCAGGTCATGGCAGATCGGTCGATAATTGTGAAGGAATTACAGGTTGATCTGGACGCGGACGCGGATATGATTAGGAGCATGGCCGGGTATGCCCTGGACCAGGAAGTCTTCGTCGAGTTCGCGGACCGGCAGATCATGCATCACCGGGCGCTTGAGTCAGTCAGGCAGCGTCTGGTGGCCTACCTGGAATCCCACGGCACCGTGCGTGCGTCCGAGTTCCGCAGCCACCTGGGTATTTCCAGGGCGCACGCCACCGTGTTGCTGGACTATTACTGCGACCTGGGCGTCACCAACCGGGAGTCCGGCACGCACAGGCTGGCGCAAGGGGACTGA
- the tatC gene encoding twin-arginine translocase subunit TatC: MSPARGRSGEMSFLEHLEELRRAILKSVLAILIGMVLCFTFADYIINFLLSPTFQENLKTEIEIQAIRPAGMFTARVNISLLLGFALVLPYVLYQLWTFISPGLLDKEKKYVPLVIFFCCVLFLVGAAFAFYVLIPVMVRFFVQLHVPDIKPQWDIGFYIGLVNKMVLIMGVVFQMPAVVAFLTWLRILNAGVLKRVWRIALVVIFIAAAVITPTGDPYTQTLVAIPLVVLYFISMGIAALIGRSRRKAEEAKEEEEGDDDGDGGGEGGGGDDDGERPALTTGEPDTPTLPRDSSTPAGEQRTGRGYWPDDDEFIYDYDVEMGYSEEPEDKADESDRDDRKGDSDPADGDKRDQDKVETDENGGDEASGDETSGDDSSESDETGESGDSNDAGKEDQQDGTDSDRSDDDKKN, translated from the coding sequence ATGTCCCCAGCGAGAGGCCGCAGCGGCGAGATGTCCTTCCTGGAACATCTCGAAGAGCTTCGCAGGGCCATACTGAAGTCCGTCCTCGCCATCCTGATCGGCATGGTCCTCTGCTTCACCTTTGCCGACTACATCATCAATTTCCTGCTCTCGCCGACCTTCCAGGAAAACCTCAAGACCGAGATCGAGATTCAGGCCATCCGGCCGGCCGGCATGTTCACGGCCAGGGTGAACATCTCGCTGCTGCTGGGATTCGCCCTCGTACTGCCCTACGTCCTCTACCAGCTCTGGACATTCATATCGCCCGGCCTGCTCGACAAGGAGAAGAAGTACGTTCCCCTCGTCATCTTCTTCTGCTGCGTGCTGTTCCTCGTCGGCGCGGCCTTTGCTTTCTACGTCCTGATCCCGGTCATGGTCCGGTTTTTCGTGCAGCTCCATGTACCGGACATCAAGCCCCAGTGGGACATCGGGTTCTATATCGGACTCGTAAACAAGATGGTACTCATCATGGGCGTCGTGTTCCAGATGCCGGCGGTGGTGGCCTTTCTGACCTGGCTTCGCATCCTTAACGCCGGCGTGCTCAAACGGGTGTGGCGCATCGCCCTGGTCGTCATATTCATCGCCGCCGCCGTCATAACGCCCACGGGCGATCCCTACACGCAGACCCTCGTGGCGATTCCGCTGGTGGTGCTGTACTTCATCAGCATGGGGATCGCCGCGCTGATCGGCCGCAGCCGCAGGAAAGCCGAAGAGGCGAAAGAAGAGGAGGAGGGGGATGACGACGGTGACGGTGGTGGAGAAGGCGGCGGCGGTGATGACGACGGGGAGCGGCCCGCGCTGACCACCGGCGAGCCCGATACCCCGACCCTTCCCCGGGATTCGTCGACCCCAGCTGGCGAGCAGCGCACCGGCCGAGGCTACTGGCCTGATGACGACGAGTTCATCTACGACTACGATGTAGAGATGGGGTACTCCGAAGAGCCGGAGGACAAGGCTGACGAGTCGGACCGGGACGACCGTAAAGGCGATAGCGATCCCGCGGATGGTGACAAGAGAGATCAGGATAAGGTGGAAACGGACGAGAACGGTGGAGACGAGGCAAGCGGGGACGAAACCAGTGGAGACGACTCCAGCGAATCGGACGAGACCGGCGAATCGGGCGACTCCAATGACGCCGGCAAAGAAGATCAGCAGGATGGTACGGACTCAGACCGTTCAGACGATGACAAGAAGAACTGA
- a CDS encoding TonB-dependent receptor, whose amino-acid sequence MIDGRTWLLAACLFVAPTSTGILAQDAAGPDSLQIDYVFDEVTVTGSRIRGEAEGSTAPVVILAREEIRARGLASLGDVLQSLTVQSNATNTQANYSGDGATRISLRGLGAHRTLVLVNGRRFVPGGLGADAAVDLNALPSTVIERIEVLKDGASAVYGSDAVGGVVNIITRSDLDGVEFEAYQGVSGAGDGAAIDLAFSAGLERDRGNILFSAGFHDQRPVWTYERGFSESDKSYDWGRNDGSFTTSGSSATPEGHIIVRSAAAGNDAWKAVNAAAGDEAGDYFLDPSMGWRPFNYAGNSLDGTGDLYNYQPENYIFTPQKRYTTFLGGTHRLSERLRPFFEVVYTNRQSEQKLAPTPLFTIEEGTPVSAGNRYNAFGRDFVDVRRRFVEAGNRIFNQDLSTFRIVLGLRSRLANFDSDVFYAFGRTSGTTVNRGRFIRSNLTRALGPDEACTGSCVPLDILHGAGTITPEMLAYIQYTGVARGYTQQKILQWNLTGDLAELTHGPLSVAAGVSSRWESGAYTPDPITASGNTTGFRTEATEGGFSVRALYGETRMPVYHGNGVGFHLNAAGRVFHYDTFGAGLTYETGAGLELPRGLTLRATYSNAFRAPGIAEMFLGANDVFPLVSDPCSVVDEAGNPRELTSQQRRNCAAAGVPSGLRDTRAQLRAREGGSTELEPERAGMITAGMRYRPGFAPDLQVDLNYYRNRIEDEIGSLPAGVILSNCYSQDNPTSCGQIVRDADTKLISHIVQTNTNVGETETAGLDLEAAYNGNTSWGILSARVEANLLFRYDQFTPAAGGTEVIKARGYYDVGVFPRWRHSAALDLKWRRASAGLTWEYVGGFVECEDNDCKGLYRADVVETPAYRDVESNSVLGLRGTYRLFTGAGGTVLTLGMNNVFNQPPTVIFNGLLGTSDFSTYDYMGRYLYLRVSHFL is encoded by the coding sequence AGTCGCTCACGGTCCAATCCAACGCCACCAATACCCAGGCGAATTACAGCGGTGACGGGGCCACCCGTATCAGCCTCCGCGGACTCGGCGCCCACCGGACGCTGGTCCTGGTCAATGGCCGCAGGTTCGTGCCCGGCGGCCTCGGCGCGGACGCCGCGGTCGATCTTAACGCCCTTCCTTCCACCGTTATCGAACGGATTGAAGTACTCAAGGACGGCGCCTCCGCGGTCTACGGTTCCGACGCCGTGGGCGGGGTCGTCAACATCATCACGCGGTCGGACCTGGACGGCGTGGAATTCGAGGCCTACCAGGGCGTATCGGGCGCTGGGGACGGCGCGGCCATAGACCTGGCTTTTTCCGCGGGGCTTGAAAGAGACCGGGGAAACATCTTGTTCTCCGCCGGATTCCACGACCAGCGGCCGGTCTGGACCTACGAACGTGGTTTCAGCGAATCCGACAAGAGCTACGACTGGGGAAGGAACGACGGATCCTTCACGACGAGCGGCAGCTCGGCGACGCCGGAAGGCCATATCATCGTCCGGTCGGCCGCGGCGGGGAACGACGCCTGGAAGGCCGTCAACGCGGCGGCGGGCGACGAGGCCGGCGACTACTTCCTCGATCCGTCCATGGGCTGGCGGCCCTTCAATTACGCGGGAAACTCGCTGGACGGCACCGGCGACCTCTACAATTACCAGCCCGAGAACTACATCTTCACGCCACAAAAACGGTATACCACGTTCCTCGGCGGCACGCACCGGTTGAGCGAACGGCTGCGGCCGTTCTTCGAGGTGGTGTACACCAACCGGCAGTCCGAACAGAAACTCGCGCCGACTCCGCTCTTCACCATCGAAGAAGGCACCCCGGTCTCGGCGGGCAACCGGTACAATGCGTTCGGGCGGGACTTCGTGGACGTGCGGCGCCGCTTCGTGGAGGCCGGCAACCGGATCTTCAACCAGGACCTCAGCACCTTCCGCATCGTACTGGGCCTCAGAAGCCGCCTCGCAAACTTCGACTCTGACGTCTTCTATGCCTTCGGACGCACATCGGGAACCACGGTCAACCGGGGCCGCTTCATCCGGAGCAACCTCACGAGGGCGCTGGGTCCGGACGAGGCATGCACGGGGAGCTGTGTCCCCCTCGATATCCTGCACGGCGCCGGGACCATCACGCCCGAGATGCTGGCCTACATCCAGTACACCGGCGTTGCCCGGGGCTACACGCAGCAGAAGATCCTGCAGTGGAACCTGACGGGCGACCTGGCGGAACTCACGCACGGACCGCTGTCCGTGGCCGCGGGCGTGTCGTCGCGATGGGAGTCCGGCGCCTATACACCCGATCCCATTACGGCTTCGGGCAACACGACGGGGTTTCGAACCGAAGCGACCGAAGGAGGCTTTTCGGTCCGTGCCCTGTACGGCGAGACCCGGATGCCGGTTTACCACGGGAACGGCGTCGGGTTCCACCTGAACGCGGCGGGAAGAGTGTTTCACTACGACACCTTCGGTGCCGGGTTGACCTATGAGACCGGAGCCGGCCTGGAATTGCCCCGGGGCCTGACGCTGCGGGCCACCTACTCCAACGCCTTCCGTGCCCCCGGCATCGCCGAGATGTTCCTCGGCGCGAACGACGTGTTTCCCCTGGTGAGCGATCCCTGCAGCGTGGTGGACGAAGCGGGCAACCCGAGGGAACTTACCTCGCAGCAGCGGCGGAACTGCGCCGCCGCGGGCGTCCCGTCCGGGTTGAGGGACACCCGCGCCCAACTGCGGGCACGGGAGGGCGGGTCGACCGAGCTCGAACCGGAGCGCGCGGGGATGATCACGGCAGGCATGCGCTATCGCCCCGGTTTCGCACCGGACCTCCAGGTCGACCTGAACTACTACCGGAACAGGATAGAGGACGAGATCGGATCCCTTCCCGCGGGCGTCATCCTGAGCAATTGCTACTCGCAGGACAACCCCACCAGTTGCGGCCAGATCGTACGGGACGCCGATACGAAGCTGATCTCCCACATCGTGCAGACCAATACCAACGTCGGCGAGACCGAGACCGCCGGGCTGGACCTGGAGGCAGCATACAACGGGAACACCTCCTGGGGCATCCTGTCGGCGCGGGTGGAGGCCAACCTGCTGTTCCGGTACGACCAGTTCACTCCCGCGGCCGGCGGCACGGAAGTGATCAAGGCCAGGGGATACTACGACGTGGGCGTGTTCCCCCGGTGGCGCCACAGCGCCGCGCTGGACCTCAAGTGGCGGCGCGCTTCGGCGGGACTCACGTGGGAATACGTCGGTGGTTTCGTGGAGTGCGAGGACAACGACTGCAAGGGCCTGTACCGGGCTGACGTCGTCGAGACGCCGGCCTACAGGGACGTGGAGTCCAACAGCGTGCTCGGCCTTCGAGGAACGTACAGGCTATTTACGGGAGCGGGCGGTACCGTGCTGACCCTGGGGATGAACAACGTGTTCAACCAGCCGCCCACGGTGATCTTCAACGGGCTGCTGGGGACCTCGGATTTCTCCACCTACGATTACATGGGCCGGTACCTGTACCTGCGGGTGTCGCACTTTCTGTGA
- a CDS encoding NDP-sugar synthase, with the protein MGFDRSRPAAGSRRSMDDNGLVRGVILTEDRDAAGPAEWDGCPDLLLPLANRPLVEWMLSEYARAGVRETLIAAGRDTGEIAAFCGNGARWGISLAYQDARNARDARDARDAPAGQRLCQFVREVAAFAKDAPFLVSTGPQLLGSEVYAQLVQSYREHRPCGIRTGRNAGHTSGTSRDADEHSRIYLMTVRTCEVLVDRSTHDYTLNGLFDAALDDLAARGETVLRIDVDHPPFDVTSPEAYLASNERMLASGPESTRSALPEIMDDNFSSPNLVMRPPVIVDDTAELERCRIGPGVSIGPGVRIGHGAAIEHSVIMTGADVGDGASISYAVIGRNAGIENRAILHGSADRVIVVRSD; encoded by the coding sequence ATGGGTTTTGACAGGTCGCGACCTGCCGCCGGGAGCCGCCGAAGCATGGACGACAACGGGTTGGTTAGAGGCGTCATTCTGACCGAAGATCGCGATGCGGCCGGGCCTGCCGAATGGGATGGCTGCCCGGATCTGCTCCTTCCCCTGGCCAACAGGCCGCTTGTCGAATGGATGCTGTCGGAATACGCTCGGGCCGGGGTCCGGGAAACGCTGATCGCGGCCGGCCGGGACACCGGGGAGATCGCGGCGTTTTGCGGCAATGGGGCGCGGTGGGGCATATCCCTGGCCTACCAGGATGCACGGAACGCTCGGGATGCCCGGGACGCACGGGATGCACCGGCCGGACAGCGCCTGTGTCAGTTCGTCAGGGAAGTGGCGGCGTTTGCGAAAGATGCGCCATTTCTGGTGTCAACCGGTCCTCAACTGCTGGGATCCGAGGTCTACGCGCAACTGGTTCAGTCGTACCGAGAGCACCGCCCGTGTGGAATCCGTACGGGGCGAAACGCCGGCCACACCTCCGGCACGTCGCGTGATGCCGATGAGCATAGCCGTATCTATTTGATGACGGTCCGGACCTGCGAAGTCCTGGTAGACAGAAGCACCCATGACTATACACTGAATGGCCTGTTTGACGCGGCGCTGGATGATCTTGCCGCCCGCGGCGAAACCGTGCTGAGAATAGACGTCGACCATCCGCCATTCGACGTGACATCGCCCGAGGCCTACTTGGCATCGAATGAACGGATGCTCGCTTCAGGCCCGGAAAGCACGAGGTCGGCATTGCCGGAGATCATGGATGACAACTTCTCGTCGCCGAACCTCGTGATGCGACCGCCGGTGATCGTCGACGACACGGCCGAACTCGAACGTTGCCGCATCGGCCCCGGCGTCAGTATCGGCCCCGGCGTACGGATCGGACACGGCGCGGCCATCGAGCACAGCGTGATCATGACGGGCGCCGATGTCGGCGACGGCGCATCGATCTCCTATGCGGTCATCGGAAGAAACGCCGGCATCGAGAACCGGGCCATCCTGCATGGCAGCGCGGACCGTGTGATCGTCGTCCGGTCCGATTAA